From the Primulina tabacum isolate GXHZ01 chromosome 15, ASM2559414v2, whole genome shotgun sequence genome, one window contains:
- the LOC142527188 gene encoding uncharacterized protein LOC142527188: MASNNDFFQTQIPKLLGKNYEHWKIQMEVLFGYQEILDIIKEGFTEPDNVETLSKDDQSILQENRKKDRKALLIIFQAVDSNNFEKTATAKTAKDAWDTLLRSYKGVEKVQKIRLQTLRRQFELLQMEKTETISNFFTRMLALVNQMKANGEKFSPQQIVEKVLRSLTIQFEYIITAIEESKDLSIMTVDELMGSLLAHEQRLKEKSEKTIEEALESQLTIDKAKYFKGQPSSHRQVNKRNNNKSVKGTERNNGKEKDKSHIKFFNCQKYGHYKSQCTEKINEQVQRDNTTKEVNYCDESEKAMLFTCDIAVEDQKNIWFLDTGYNNHMRGRQELFTKLDETVRSEVKFGNNTMIPVSGKGEINIIAKDGSKTLITDVYYVPALHQNLLSIGQLSERGYAININEGNCTI, from the coding sequence ATGGCTTCCAACAACGATTTCTTTCAAACCCAAATTCCAAAGCTTCTTGGAAAGAATTATGAACATTGGAAGATTCAGATGGAGGTACTATTTGGATACCAAGAGATCTTGGACATCATCAAAGAAGGATTCACAGAACCAGATAATGTAGAAACATTGTCAAAAGACGACCAAAGCATATTGCAAGAAAATCGGAAGAAAGATCGAAAAGCTTTATTGATCATCTTTCAAGCTGTtgattcaaataattttgagaAAACCGCGACAGCCAAGACAGCAAAAGATGCATGGGACACTCTTTTAAGATCCTATAAGGGTGTGGAGAAAGTTCAAAAGATTCGCCTTCAAACTTTAAGAAGACAATTTGAACTTCTTCAAATGGAGAAAACAGAAACGATCTCTAATTTCTTCACAAGGATGCTAGCGTTAGTCAACCAGATGAAAGCCAATGGCGAGAAGTTTAGTCCACAACAGATAGTTGAGAAAGTCCTCCGTTCTCTGACCATACAGTTCGAGTACATCATAACAGCCATAGAAGAATCCAAGGATTTGTCAATTATGACAGTTGACGAGTTGATGGGTTCTCTTTTGGCACATGAACAACGTCTGAAAGAAAAATCTGAGAAGACAATTGAGGAAGCTTTAGAAAGTCAGTTGACGATCGATAAAGCAAAATACTTCAAAGGACAACCAAGTTCCCATAGACAAGTCAATAAAAGGAACAACAATAAATCTGTCAAAGGAACAGAGAGAAACAATGGTAAAGAGAAGGACAAATCTCATATTAAATTCTTCAATTGTCAAAAATATGGTCACTACAAATCTCAATGCACAGAAAAAATTAATGAACAGGTGCAGAGAGATAATACCACAAAAGAAGTGAATTATTGTGATGAATCTGAAAAAGCCATGCTATTCACATGTGATATTGCAGTAGAAGATCAGAAAAATATTTGGTTTTTAGACACAGGGTACAACAATCATATGCGTGGGCGACAAGAACTATTCACAAAACTGGATGAAACGGTTCGGTCAGAAGTAAAATTTGGGAACAACACGATGATTCCTGTTTCAGGGAAAGGAGAAATCAACATAATTGCAAAGGATGGATCAAAGACATTAATCACAGATGTATATTATGTTCCTGCTCTTCACCAGAATCTTCTCAGTATAGGACAGTTGTCCGAACGAGGTTATGCCATCAATATCAATGAAGGGAACTGCACTATATGA
- the LOC142527601 gene encoding gamma-glutamyl peptidase 5-like, with protein sequence MGGQKFAVLLCADDSDYVKKMYGGYYGVFVRMLREEGEVWELFRVSKGEFPEDDEIGGYEGFVITGSCNDAHGSDIWICKLVILLRKLDDMKKKVLGICFGHQILGRALGGKTGRATTGWDIGIRKVEFLPSQVFTSLKIPASLSIVEFHRDEVWEIPPKAEVLAWSNKTGVEMFRCGNHVMGIQGHPEYSKDIVLHIIDRLLNLKLIEETLGEEAKARLESGEPDREAWKKLCVSFLKGRL encoded by the exons ATGGGTGGCCAGAAGTTCGCCGTTCTCCTGTGCGCGGATGATTCCGACTACGTGAAGAAGATGTACGGAGGCTACTACGGGGTTTTCGTGAGAATGCTGCGGGAGGAGGGGGAGGTGTGGGAACTGTTCAGGGTCTCCAAGGGCGAGTTCCCGGAGGACGACGAGATCGGCGGATACGAAGGATTCGTGATCACCGGAAGTTGCAATGACGCGCACGGGAGCGACATCTGGATCTGCAAGCTGGTGATTTTGCTGAGGAAATTGGACGACATGAAGAAGAAGGTCCTCGGGATTTGCTTCGGCCACcag ATTTTGGGGCGAGCACTGGGTGGAAAGACGGGCAGAGCGACCACAGGATGGGACATAGGAATCAGGAAAGTTGAATTCTTGCCATCGCAAGTATTCACTTCTCTGAAAATACCGGCTTCCCTCTCTATCGTCGAGTTCCATAGGGATGAG GTATGGGAAATCCCTCCAAAAGCTGAGGTCCTAGCTTGGTCAAACAAGACCGGAGTTGAGATGTTTAGGTGTGGCAATCACGTTATGGGAATCCAAGGCCATCCCGAGTATTCTAAAGACATCGTTCTACACATAATTGATCGCCTTCTCAATCTCAAGCTCATCGAG GAGACTCTTGGTGAAGAGGCCAAGGCTAGGTTAGAGTCTGGTGAACCAGACAGAGAGGCGTGGAAGAAACTATGCGTAAGCTTCCTTAAAGGGAGATTGTGA
- the LOC142527299 gene encoding L-type lectin-domain containing receptor kinase IX.1-like: MHCFTIGVYVFFFFFLLFSTPASTISVSLSFNFASFGSNENNRFIDTQGDAYISPQGIQLTPNEFNVSRVSRVGRATYVEPLHLWDKNSGNLSDFSTHFSFVIDSSGRTDFADGITFFFAPVNSSVRTASDGSSIGLNTDGVYSNSSAETFFAVEFDTYQNSFDPVAPHVGININSMVSVATAYWQNDITHGRQNEAWISYTGSSKILTVNFTNTFNNTIIPESLSRVVDLRDYMPEKVVFGFSGATGDFFERNTVKSWDFYSNLIIDVTSNVPAPSPTPDPPANLIIVDGNRKRKRGVWRLAFGLGAGGLLIVLLVLGFAGCFLKKKKYNKEPIDTYTYAVDPSMENEFERSAGAKKFTYEELARRTNDFAEELKLGEGGFGGVYRGYFKETDSYVAVKRISRGSRQGLKEYASEVKIISQLRHKNLVLLNGWCHERGELILVYEFLPNGSLDSHLFKDNSVLTWAVRYKIAQGLASALLYLHEEWKQCVVHRDIKSSNIMLDSNFDAKLGDFGLARLVDHEKGSQTTMVMGTRGYMAPEYVISGRASKESDIFSFGVVLLEITCGRSAIDPIFQEDDQLRLVDWVWQLYGAGKILDSAEQDLGTEQNGEEMKTLLVLGLWCAHPDCRHRPTIRQAINVMNFEAQLPVLPEVMPVPVYQSPSMHVVESSGVNFSTSGSDSMGCSSHYGNPSKFTTYSAGASGSNPLAPLLKTA; the protein is encoded by the coding sequence ATGCATTGTTTCACCATTGGGGTTTacgtcttcttcttcttcttcttgctCTTCTCCACCCCGGCAAGTACTATTTCGGTTTCGTTATCCTTCAACTTTGCCAGTTTCGGGTCTAACGAGAACAATCGCTTCATCGACACCCAAGGAGATGCTTACATCTCACCCCAAGGGATTCAGCTCACCCCGAATGAGTTCAATGTTTCACGGGTATCAAGAGTGGGTCGCGCCACTTATGTCGAGCCGCTGCATCTGTGGGACAAGAATTCCGGAAATTTGAGTGATTTTTCGACTCATTTTTCGTTTGTGATAGATTCAAGCGGGAGAACCGATTTTGCGGATGGAATCACCTTTTTCTTTGCTCCTGTCAATTCATCCGTGAGGACTGCCTCTGATGGTTCAAGCATAGGCCTTAATACAGACGGTGTTTATTCAAATTCATCTGCGGAGACGTTTTTTGCAGTTGAATTCGATACTTACCAGAATTCTTTCGATCCAGTTGCCCCACATGTTGGGATTAATATAAATTCCATGGTATCTGTTGCAACCGCTTATTGGCAGAATGATATTACTCATGGGAGGCAGAATGAAGCTTGGATTAGCTACACCGGCAGTTCAAAGATTCTCACTGTTAATTTTACAAATACTTTTAATAACACAATCATACCGGAAAGCCTCAGCCGCGTGGTTGATCTCAGAGATTACATGCCTGAAAAAGTTGTGTTTGGCTTTTCTGGTGCAACAGGAGATTTTTTCGAGAGAAATACTGTTAAGTCTtgggatttttattcaaatttaattATCGATGTTACTTCTAATGTGCCAGCTCCGAGCCCAACACCGGATCCCCCGGCCAACTTAATTATTGTAGATGGAAACCGGAAAAGGAAACGGGGAGTCTGGAGATTAGCTTTCGGATTAGGCGCTGGGGGATTGCTGATTGTACTTCTTGTTTTGGGATTTGCAGGCTgtttcttgaagaagaaaaagtataaCAAGGAACCAATAGATACATATACGTATGCTGTCGACCCGTCGATGGAGAACGAATTTGAAAGGAGCGCTGGGGCGAAGAAGTTTACGTACGAAGAACTGGCCCGTAGAACTAATGATTTTGCGGAGGAATTAAAGCTTGGAGAAGGAGGATTTGGTGGAGTTTACAGAGGTTACTTTAAAGAAACCGATTCGTATGTTGCTGTAAAAAGGATATCGAGAGGATCACGTCAAGGGCTGAAAGAGTATGCATCAGAAGTGAAGATCATTAGTCAATTAAGACACAAAAACCTCGTCCTACTCAACGGTTGGTGCCATGAAAGAGGTGAACTCATCCTTGTTTATGAGTTCTTGCCAAATGGGAGCTTAGATTCACATCTCTTTAAGGATAATTCAGTGTTGACATGGGCAGTTAGATACAAAATTGCACAAGGATTAGCCTCAGCTTTGTTGTATCTACATGAAGAATGGAAACAATGTGTAGTCCATAGAGATATCAAATCAAGCAACATTATGTTGGATTCAAACTTCGATGCCAAACTCGGTGATTTCGGCCTAGCTCGACTTGTCGATCACGAGAAAGGGTCACAAACCACGATGGTGATGGGGACTAGAGGATACATGGCACCTGAATACGTGATCTCTGGCAGGGCCAGCAAAGAATCTGACATATTCAGCTTCGGAGTCGTTTTATTAGAGATCACTTGTGGGAGAAGTGCCATTGATCCTATATTTCAAGAAGATGATCAGCTCCGATTAGTGGATTGGGTGTGGCAACTTTATGGTGCCGGAAAAATACTAGATTCTGCGGAGCAAGATTTAGGTACCGAGCAAAATGGTGAAGAAATGAAGACATTGTTGGTTTTGGGGCTATGGTGTGCTCATCCGGATTGTCGGCATCGGCCCACAATACGACAGGCGATTAATGTGATGAATTTTGAGGCTCAATTGCCAGTTCTTCCAGAAGTAATGCCGGTGCCGGTATATCAGAGTCCTTCGATGCATGTGGTGGAAAGTTCTGGTGTGAATTTCAGTACTAGTGGGAGTGATTCTATGGGCTGCAGCAGCCATTATGGCAACCCTTCAAAATTTACCACTTACTCTGCTGGGGCTAGTGGTTCTAATCCATTAGCCCCGTTGCTTAAGACTGCTTGA